The following coding sequences lie in one Arachis ipaensis cultivar K30076 chromosome B05, Araip1.1, whole genome shotgun sequence genomic window:
- the LOC107644085 gene encoding putative 3,4-dihydroxy-2-butanone kinase isoform X2 translates to MMALNYGNFVGLKFSYIVYELERSDASTKAPSWPVGVDGVHPPTKIPIPVPPSPSAKGNERRPLQLSKQGQVLEIAIETAANVILDLKNSLNDWDSKVGDGDCGSTMYRGAKAILEDIKNYPLNDAAETVNEIGSTIRRAMGGTSGIIYTIFCKAAYTQLKPSSGSVVTPKQWAEALAASIAAVSKYGGASAGYRTLLDALLPASSVLQEKLNAGEDPITAFVLSSEAALTGAELTKKMQAQAWRSTYVSSELLSTVPDPGAMAVATWYRAAALAVQQKYKS, encoded by the exons ATGATGGCCTTAAATTATGGTAATTTTGTAGGACTTAAATTCTCTTATATTGTTTATGAACTTGAGCGATCAGATGCCAGTACCAAAGCACCGTCTTGGCCTGTTGGAGTTGATG GTGTTCACCCGCCTACTAAGATTCCTATTCCAGTCCCGCCATCTCCATCAGCAAAGGGCAATGAG AGACGACCTCTACAGCTAAGTAAGCAAGGCCAAGTCCTTGAGATTGCCATTGAAACCGCTGCAAATGTTATTCTAGATCTTAAGAACAGCCTAAATGATTGGGACAGTAAAGTTGGTGATGGTGACTGTGGATCAACT ATGTATAGAGGCGCAAAAGCCATTCTGGAGGACATCAAAAA CTATCCTCTGAACGATGCTGCAGAAACTGTCAATGAAATTGGATCAACAATTCGAAGAGCCATGGGAGGAACAAGTGGAATCAT ATATACAATTTTCTGCAAGGCAGCATATACACAGCTGAAACCAAGCTCTGGTTCTGTTGTCACGCCAAAACAAT GGGCTGAGGCACTTGCGGCTTCCATTGCTGCTGTTAGTAAATATGGGGGTGCCAGTGCTGGTTATAGAACCCTGCTAGATGCCCTTCTTCCAGCATCATCTGTTCTTCAAGAG AAATTAAATGCTGGGGAGGATCCTATCACTGCTTTTGTTCTGTCTTCTGAGGCTGCATTAACTGGAGCTGAGTTAACCAAGAAAATGCAAGCACAG GCTTGGCGTTCTACTTACGTGTCTTCAGAGTTGCTTTCAACAGTTCCTGACCCTGGTGCCATGGCTGTGGCAACGTGGTACAGGGCTGCAGCTCTAGCTGTCCAGCAAAAATACAAGAGTTAG
- the LOC107644085 gene encoding putative 3,4-dihydroxy-2-butanone kinase isoform X1, giving the protein MMALNYGNFVGLKFSYIVYELERSDASTKAPSWPVGVDGVHPPTKIPIPVPPSPSAKGNEPQRRPLQLSKQGQVLEIAIETAANVILDLKNSLNDWDSKVGDGDCGSTMYRGAKAILEDIKNYPLNDAAETVNEIGSTIRRAMGGTSGIIYTIFCKAAYTQLKPSSGSVVTPKQWAEALAASIAAVSKYGGASAGYRTLLDALLPASSVLQEKLNAGEDPITAFVLSSEAALTGAELTKKMQAQAWRSTYVSSELLSTVPDPGAMAVATWYRAAALAVQQKYKS; this is encoded by the exons ATGATGGCCTTAAATTATGGTAATTTTGTAGGACTTAAATTCTCTTATATTGTTTATGAACTTGAGCGATCAGATGCCAGTACCAAAGCACCGTCTTGGCCTGTTGGAGTTGATG GTGTTCACCCGCCTACTAAGATTCCTATTCCAGTCCCGCCATCTCCATCAGCAAAGGGCAATGAG CCACAGAGACGACCTCTACAGCTAAGTAAGCAAGGCCAAGTCCTTGAGATTGCCATTGAAACCGCTGCAAATGTTATTCTAGATCTTAAGAACAGCCTAAATGATTGGGACAGTAAAGTTGGTGATGGTGACTGTGGATCAACT ATGTATAGAGGCGCAAAAGCCATTCTGGAGGACATCAAAAA CTATCCTCTGAACGATGCTGCAGAAACTGTCAATGAAATTGGATCAACAATTCGAAGAGCCATGGGAGGAACAAGTGGAATCAT ATATACAATTTTCTGCAAGGCAGCATATACACAGCTGAAACCAAGCTCTGGTTCTGTTGTCACGCCAAAACAAT GGGCTGAGGCACTTGCGGCTTCCATTGCTGCTGTTAGTAAATATGGGGGTGCCAGTGCTGGTTATAGAACCCTGCTAGATGCCCTTCTTCCAGCATCATCTGTTCTTCAAGAG AAATTAAATGCTGGGGAGGATCCTATCACTGCTTTTGTTCTGTCTTCTGAGGCTGCATTAACTGGAGCTGAGTTAACCAAGAAAATGCAAGCACAG GCTTGGCGTTCTACTTACGTGTCTTCAGAGTTGCTTTCAACAGTTCCTGACCCTGGTGCCATGGCTGTGGCAACGTGGTACAGGGCTGCAGCTCTAGCTGTCCAGCAAAAATACAAGAGTTAG
- the LOC107644085 gene encoding putative 3,4-dihydroxy-2-butanone kinase isoform X3, protein MMALNYGVHPPTKIPIPVPPSPSAKGNEPQRRPLQLSKQGQVLEIAIETAANVILDLKNSLNDWDSKVGDGDCGSTMYRGAKAILEDIKNYPLNDAAETVNEIGSTIRRAMGGTSGIIYTIFCKAAYTQLKPSSGSVVTPKQWAEALAASIAAVSKYGGASAGYRTLLDALLPASSVLQEKLNAGEDPITAFVLSSEAALTGAELTKKMQAQAWRSTYVSSELLSTVPDPGAMAVATWYRAAALAVQQKYKS, encoded by the exons ATGATGGCCTTAAATTATG GTGTTCACCCGCCTACTAAGATTCCTATTCCAGTCCCGCCATCTCCATCAGCAAAGGGCAATGAG CCACAGAGACGACCTCTACAGCTAAGTAAGCAAGGCCAAGTCCTTGAGATTGCCATTGAAACCGCTGCAAATGTTATTCTAGATCTTAAGAACAGCCTAAATGATTGGGACAGTAAAGTTGGTGATGGTGACTGTGGATCAACT ATGTATAGAGGCGCAAAAGCCATTCTGGAGGACATCAAAAA CTATCCTCTGAACGATGCTGCAGAAACTGTCAATGAAATTGGATCAACAATTCGAAGAGCCATGGGAGGAACAAGTGGAATCAT ATATACAATTTTCTGCAAGGCAGCATATACACAGCTGAAACCAAGCTCTGGTTCTGTTGTCACGCCAAAACAAT GGGCTGAGGCACTTGCGGCTTCCATTGCTGCTGTTAGTAAATATGGGGGTGCCAGTGCTGGTTATAGAACCCTGCTAGATGCCCTTCTTCCAGCATCATCTGTTCTTCAAGAG AAATTAAATGCTGGGGAGGATCCTATCACTGCTTTTGTTCTGTCTTCTGAGGCTGCATTAACTGGAGCTGAGTTAACCAAGAAAATGCAAGCACAG GCTTGGCGTTCTACTTACGTGTCTTCAGAGTTGCTTTCAACAGTTCCTGACCCTGGTGCCATGGCTGTGGCAACGTGGTACAGGGCTGCAGCTCTAGCTGTCCAGCAAAAATACAAGAGTTAG
- the LOC107644085 gene encoding putative 3,4-dihydroxy-2-butanone kinase isoform X4, translating to MMALNYGVHPPTKIPIPVPPSPSAKGNERRPLQLSKQGQVLEIAIETAANVILDLKNSLNDWDSKVGDGDCGSTMYRGAKAILEDIKNYPLNDAAETVNEIGSTIRRAMGGTSGIIYTIFCKAAYTQLKPSSGSVVTPKQWAEALAASIAAVSKYGGASAGYRTLLDALLPASSVLQEKLNAGEDPITAFVLSSEAALTGAELTKKMQAQAWRSTYVSSELLSTVPDPGAMAVATWYRAAALAVQQKYKS from the exons ATGATGGCCTTAAATTATG GTGTTCACCCGCCTACTAAGATTCCTATTCCAGTCCCGCCATCTCCATCAGCAAAGGGCAATGAG AGACGACCTCTACAGCTAAGTAAGCAAGGCCAAGTCCTTGAGATTGCCATTGAAACCGCTGCAAATGTTATTCTAGATCTTAAGAACAGCCTAAATGATTGGGACAGTAAAGTTGGTGATGGTGACTGTGGATCAACT ATGTATAGAGGCGCAAAAGCCATTCTGGAGGACATCAAAAA CTATCCTCTGAACGATGCTGCAGAAACTGTCAATGAAATTGGATCAACAATTCGAAGAGCCATGGGAGGAACAAGTGGAATCAT ATATACAATTTTCTGCAAGGCAGCATATACACAGCTGAAACCAAGCTCTGGTTCTGTTGTCACGCCAAAACAAT GGGCTGAGGCACTTGCGGCTTCCATTGCTGCTGTTAGTAAATATGGGGGTGCCAGTGCTGGTTATAGAACCCTGCTAGATGCCCTTCTTCCAGCATCATCTGTTCTTCAAGAG AAATTAAATGCTGGGGAGGATCCTATCACTGCTTTTGTTCTGTCTTCTGAGGCTGCATTAACTGGAGCTGAGTTAACCAAGAAAATGCAAGCACAG GCTTGGCGTTCTACTTACGTGTCTTCAGAGTTGCTTTCAACAGTTCCTGACCCTGGTGCCATGGCTGTGGCAACGTGGTACAGGGCTGCAGCTCTAGCTGTCCAGCAAAAATACAAGAGTTAG
- the LOC107644085 gene encoding putative 3,4-dihydroxy-2-butanone kinase isoform X5 has product MMALNYGNFVGLKFSYIVYELERSDASTKAPSWPVGVDGVHPPTKIPIPVPPSPSAKGNEPQRRPLQLSKQGQVLEIAIETAANVILDLKNSLNDWDSKVGDGDCGSTMYRGAKAILEDIKNYPLNDAAETVNEIGSTIRRAMGGTSGIIYTIFCKAAYTQLKPSSGSVVTPKQWAEALAASIAAVSKYGGASAGYRTLLDALLPASSVLQEVLTIEIKCWGGSYHCFCSVF; this is encoded by the exons ATGATGGCCTTAAATTATGGTAATTTTGTAGGACTTAAATTCTCTTATATTGTTTATGAACTTGAGCGATCAGATGCCAGTACCAAAGCACCGTCTTGGCCTGTTGGAGTTGATG GTGTTCACCCGCCTACTAAGATTCCTATTCCAGTCCCGCCATCTCCATCAGCAAAGGGCAATGAG CCACAGAGACGACCTCTACAGCTAAGTAAGCAAGGCCAAGTCCTTGAGATTGCCATTGAAACCGCTGCAAATGTTATTCTAGATCTTAAGAACAGCCTAAATGATTGGGACAGTAAAGTTGGTGATGGTGACTGTGGATCAACT ATGTATAGAGGCGCAAAAGCCATTCTGGAGGACATCAAAAA CTATCCTCTGAACGATGCTGCAGAAACTGTCAATGAAATTGGATCAACAATTCGAAGAGCCATGGGAGGAACAAGTGGAATCAT ATATACAATTTTCTGCAAGGCAGCATATACACAGCTGAAACCAAGCTCTGGTTCTGTTGTCACGCCAAAACAAT GGGCTGAGGCACTTGCGGCTTCCATTGCTGCTGTTAGTAAATATGGGGGTGCCAGTGCTGGTTATAGAACCCTGCTAGATGCCCTTCTTCCAGCATCATCTGTTCTTCAAGAGGTCCTGACAATAG AAATTAAATGCTGGGGAGGATCCTATCACTGCTTTTGTTCTGTCTTCTGA